AATCAATAGATGAGGCCTGTCAGTCATAGAATAGAATCTGTTATCCTGTTacatgcagagctgctgctgctgcacacaggGAAACACAATCCTTGAATTCTGGTTATGAAGAAACACTGGGTTTGAACTGTTAGATATGCACACATCATTtagcattatttcataacaCTCTGCACAGCCGTTACAGAAATATACATTCCTTTAGGTTTAAATACATTACAGATATGTACAATAtgcatacattacatatatgcTCTTCTATATTTGGTGTTACAGAAGTCTGCAGATGTGTGATTCATGCACTGTTTAAAACTCTGACACATTCTTTCAAGTGTCTCCATAATATGCATATTCTACATTTTTCATCTGCAACATAAATCTCATTTTAAATTCCATCCTTCAGTTGCAGCTACATAACTTTTTTCTAAGTAACACAAgtgtgctaaatgttaaataagaaAAAGCTAATTTAAGCatcacttttttgttttataaaagttttaatgaacacaaagaaTATTGGATTTTTGTACGCAGGATTACCTgagacttttcttttttctttgtaagaTGCTTCATGACCTGAAATAAACTGTCCACTTTAACTGTTAGTTGAGGCAGGGATCTTTTGTAAACAAGTCAGGTGGAGTTACTGGCACAGGACTGATTAGAGTACGTGTGTGTTCTATTATAAACATAAAATCTGAGTCCCATCAGCCTCAGTCCACCTGCTGCTCGTCCTCACTAAACATCGTCTGTCAGCTCCACACAGAGCTCCGcctgtctctgctgctcctctctgtgATCACATCACCTGCCTGCTGTCACCTGTGTGGGGGCGGGGCCAGGCTTCAGGTGTCTGTATTGTCCCTCAGAGCAGATAAGATTgtcctcagtgtgtctctgtaagGTGAGACGCTGGGACACAGAGCAGCTgaaaggacagacagagagcatgatgggaaagctggacagacaggaagtgaactCCCCCCTTCCCCACCCACTGCATCTATAACAGCTGGGAAATTACCTGATGATACAAGTGAAGCTCCTGTTCTCACTCTGAGCATTTTTTAATGAGtaaacctctgtgtgtgtgtgtgtgtgtgtgtgtgtgtgtgtgtgtgtgtgtgtgtgtgtgtgtgtgtgtgtgtgtgtgtgtgtgtgtgtgtgtaccagtATTTCTGCAGTCTTCTGCTCATCTTCTGTGTGGAGTTAGCCAGCGCCGTGTGGACCTACGATGAGGTGAGACACACCTGTTTCACCTgtactgcacaaacacacagaaaactaCCTAAATATCATCCTAAAATAATCTTAAGCATCAAAGCAGATGTTTTTCCTAACACTACttacattttaacatatttccATGTCTTTTTCCCCCCAACCATGACTTtatattgttgtatttttggaGATATCGTTGTAAATAAGTGATGTTCCTTTTTATCACTTACATTTTAAGCTCAAAATAAACATCACAACTCACTGTGTTGTAGTTTCGTACTTTCAGAAAGTATGTATGTGAATATTTTAGTAAATATTTGACCCACCTGCACatgactgaccaatcagagagcaggtgCAGACTGAATGTCTATTAATAATCAGACATGTGAGAGACAAGCGGCTCGCTGCTCTCAGATCAGATCCTGTTACAGTCTGACCCACAACTACTCTGTTACACAACTACTACACACTATTACTACATAAAACTACACATAGTGAATACACAACTACTACAAAAGTGCTATCCTGATCAGCAGATACATTCATTTGGTCAAGAGAACAAGACAAAGAAGAGATGAACTGTGTCTATGTCTATGCATGTGTTTACCGGTAGGCCTCCTCCTCATCTGTGTTCTGTTGGCTGCAGGGTGTTGTGGGTGTTGTAGTAGAGGTGAATGTTATCATCCAATGAAAGACAGCTGACACACCTGGATGATGGCTATCACAGGATACACAAAGGGGGTGGGGATGGGCAGCTGGAGGGGTAGAAAAGGTGACACAAGGGTGACAGGATATTTACTGAAAGTATGAACTCACCTGGGCTCTAGACAATGTAATGTTTCCTCTGGCACCCTCATCaggacaacaacaacatgtgtaCCTGCAAGAAATTAACAGCTGGTAGATGGATAAAAGCAGATAAACACGAGCAAACGGTTTCAGTCTCCTCTATCTGGGTGTTTATCCtcaacatgtgtgtttgtgttggaggagtacacacacttacatttaTCAATGTTTAttaatcctgtgtgtgtgtgtgtgtgtgtgtgtgtgtgtgtgtgtgtgtgtgtgtgtgtgtgtgtgtgtgtgtgtgtgtttccagccCTCGGTGCAGCGCTCTGATATGATCAGTCTGAAGTCGCGGATGCCAAATTTTGGCCTGCAGCGCTACCAgtggctcacacacacctggaacAGCTTCcaaacagaggtcagaggtcacacacacaataacactattatattatttattgttgagtgtgtgtgtgtgtgtgtgtatattttgaGCCAACAAAAGTGATAAAGTTTGAGGGATTTGAACTTTGAACTCTAAAGAAATGCCATTCATCATTTCCAAAGATGTCTTTTCACATCAGAAGAAACAGGCTGCATTGTTTTTATCGAAGttttatagatagatagatagatagatagatagataggtaggtaggtaggtaggtaggtaggtaggtaggtaggtaggtaggtaggtagatagatagatagatagagagatagatagatagatagatagatagatagatagatagatagatagatagatagatagataggaaaTTCCAATTCCAGCAAAAGGTAACACCAAAGGACAGCACgcaaatacacaaaataaaaaatcccaGGTTATGTACAAATAGTATACTGTACACAGTACAATACACAGTAGCAGCATATACAAGTGTAAAATAAGGAATAACGGTGTAGGTTTATCTTAAAGTAGcagcagcaataaaaaaaaaaagaagcattttgTTTATAAATAGATCGATAATTaactataaataatgaatagtGCAAGCTGTTTGAATTGTGTTGTGGTCAGTTCAGGCCTATTTCTCCCcccatcctctgtcctcctcccgCCCCCCCTCCAAGTGAGGAGCTATACAGTTTAATTGCACGAGAGACAAAGGAGTTCTTGAGCCTATTTGGGCTGCATCTGGGGAGGAGCATTCTGTCACTGGACAAGCTTCTCTGGTTGCTGATGTCAGTGTGCAGTACCTTGTTTGACCAATAGGGCAAACAGaaccatccatccgtccatccatccatccatccgtccatccattatcttgaccgttATACCGTTCGGGGTCACGggaggctggagcctatcctagctgacttcgggcagaaggcGGGGTACACCctgacaggtcgccaacctaacACAGGGCCAAGGGAACCAGCTCTAAAAACCACAGAGAAGGCATGTCAGCCAGCTGTTTTCTAATGATTGCAATGGTTGTGTCTCTGAGAACTGGCAACCagtttcaagagaaaaaatagtCCCCAGTGCATGAGCAATTTGTCTGTGTAGAGACCTCATCAGgatagaaaaacacacacacatcacacactcagGTGATGCATGCTGACggaagtgtgtgtttcagtttaaatgcTGTGGGGTGATCTACTTCACGGATTGGCTGGAGATGACAGAGATGGAGTTTCCACCTGACTCCTGCTGCTCAAATCAGTATCCAGGATGTGCCCGCCACGCCAACATGCACGACCTTAGCGACCTGCACCAAGAGGTGAGACACGCCTACCAACTACAGTCATTGAGAGCTAATGTAAAGCTGGAAGGATTTAATTTGactctttctttgtgtgtgtgtgtgtgtgtgtttgtgtgtgtgtgtgtgtgtgtgtataagggCTGTGGTCCAAAGATCTACAGTTTCATTCGAGGGACGAAGCAGCTGCAGGTGTTGCGTTTCCTGGGCGTGTCTATTGGTGTGGCTCAGATCCTCGCCATGGCGCTTACACTCACGCTTCTCTGGGCGCTTTATTACGGACGGAAGGCCCCAGAACCAGACTCCATAGCTCCGCCCCCTCACGATGACtccacccccctcacagtgacaCACGGAGCCTCAGGTGAAGCTCAACAGTCTGGATGTAACCGTACAAATAAAGCGTGTAACATCACAAACAACAGCGCTAACGCCAAAACATCAGATCTACAGTTTGAGATGGAGAGACTATCGTAGCAGAGACAACCTGCTTACTGAACTCCACAGAGGGACATTCAAAGATTATTTAAAGATGAGAGACTGAAACTAAAAGATCTTTGTCTTGTTTTAAGAGTTTTGTTCAACTTTTCTATCAGGAACACTCTACAGAACACATCAGACCCAGAAGAGGATGCTAAAACCGCTA
Above is a genomic segment from Notolabrus celidotus isolate fNotCel1 chromosome 21, fNotCel1.pri, whole genome shotgun sequence containing:
- the tspan12 gene encoding tetraspanin-12, whose translation is MAREDAVKCLRCLLYALNLLFWLMSVCVLGVAAWIRDSLNTVLTLTAHTRLEEAAVLTYSPAVHPVFIAVCCLLFIVAMVGYCGTLRCDLLLLSWYFCSLLLIFCVELASAVWTYDEPSVQRSDMISLKSRMPNFGLQRYQWLTHTWNSFQTEFKCCGVIYFTDWLEMTEMEFPPDSCCSNQYPGCARHANMHDLSDLHQEGCGPKIYSFIRGTKQLQVLRFLGVSIGVAQILAMALTLTLLWALYYGRKAPEPDSIAPPPHDDSTPLTVTHGASGEAQQSGCNRTNKACNITNNSANAKTSDLQFEMERLS